A genomic stretch from Theobroma cacao cultivar B97-61/B2 chromosome 4, Criollo_cocoa_genome_V2, whole genome shotgun sequence includes:
- the LOC18601768 gene encoding cyclin-dependent kinase 12: protein MGGLKMSWFPLILLLSLTINNLSEASRKLHSAVVVGTVYCDTCFQEDISKAAHLISGASVAVECKDGTSRPSFRQEVRTNEHGDFKVHLPFSVGKHVKKIKRCSVKLIRSSEPYCAVASTATSSSLHLKSGEQGTHIFSAGFFAFKPLKQPNICNQKPSVEDSKQVNTQNTLRFGQPNFPTFPPPLAQPATPQPSPLLPNLPPLPQLPPLPPLPSLPGLPIPPIPGRN from the exons ATGGGAGGGCTGAAAATGTCTTGGTTTCCCTTAATATTGTTGCTTAGTTTAACAATCAATAATCTCTCAGAGGCTAGCCGTAAGCTTCATTCTGCTGTTGTTGTTGGAACTGTGTACTGTGATACTTGTTTCCAAGAGGATATTTCTAAGGCCGCACATTTGATTTCAG GTGCATCTGTTGCGGTGGAATGTAAAGATGGGACTTCGAGGCCTAGTTTTCGACAAGAAGTGAGAACCAATGAGCATGGAGACTTCAAAGTTCATTTACCTTTCTCAGTTGGCAAACATgtcaagaaaatcaagagatgTTCAGTGAAACTTATCCGTAGCAGTGAGCCATATTGTGCCGTGGCCTCAACAGCAACTTCATCGTCACTCCATCTCAAGTCAGGAGAGCAAGGCACTCACATTTTCTCAGCTGGGTTTTTCGCCTTCAAGCCATTGAAACAACCAAATATATGCAACCAAAAACCAAGTGTTGAAGATTCTAAGCAAGTCAACACCCAAAACACATTGAGGTTTGGCCAACCAAACTTTCCCACATTCCCACCTCCACTTGCACAGCCAGCAACCCCACAACCAAGTCCCCTGCTTCCCAACCTCCCACCATTACCTCAACTCCCTCCCCTGCCACCCCTGCCATCCCTTCCAGGGCTCCCTATTCCACCAATTCCTGGaaggaattaa
- the LOC18601769 gene encoding vegetative cell wall protein gp1, with protein MSRFLLLLLLGFFFNNFSESSHDQKLSAVVVGTVYCDTCFQEEFSRTSYFISGASVAVECKDGTSRPSFRQEVKTNEHGEFKIHLPFSVSKHVKKIKGCSVKLIRSREPYCAVASTATSSSLHLKSRMHGTHIFSAGFFTFKPLKQPTLCSQKPSTQNPKQLKNKEPPAQNVLHPESFLSTPSVFPPDDAVPAPPILTPNPFQLPPLLPPNPIQPPPLLPPNPFQPPPLLPPNPFQPPPLLPPNPFQPPPLLPPNPFQPPPLLPPNPFQPPPLLPPNPFQPPPLLPPNPFQPPPAPLIPNPFQPPPAPLIPNPFQPPPAPLFPPNPFQPPPAPLFPPNPFQPPPAPLIPNPFQPPPAPLFPPNPFRPPRAPPSPLFPFPPIPGLTPPSPPPPPPPFFPFPLPPFPFPPIPPFPGIPPASTSPTKSSP; from the exons ATGTCTCGGTTTCTCCTCTTATTGTTGCTCGGTTTCTTCTTTAATAATTTCTCCGAGAGTAGCCATGATCAGAAACTATCTGCAGTTGTTGTTGGAACTGTCTACTGTGATACATGTTTCCAAGAGGAATTCTCGAGGACTAGCTATTTCATTTCAG GGGCATCAGTTGCAGTGGAATGCAAAGATGGGACTTCAAGGCCATCTTTTCGGCAAGAAGTGAAAACCAATGAGCATGGAgaattcaaaattcatttgCCTTTTTCAGTTAGCAAACATGTCAAGAAAATCAAGGGATGTTCAGTGAAACTGATTAGAAGCCGTGAGCCATACTGTGCTGTGGCCTCAACGGCAACTTCTTCTTCACTCCATCTCAAGTCAAGAATGCACGGAACTCATATTTTCTCTGCTGGGTTTTTTACCTTCAAGCCACTTAAACAACCGACCCTATGTAGCCAAAAACCAAGTACTCAAAATCCAAAACAACTCAAAAACAAAGAACCTCCAGCACAAAATGTACTCCATCCTGAGTCCTTCTTATCAACACCATCAGTTTTTCCACCAGATGACGCTGTTCCGGCACCTCCCATCCTGACTCCAAACCCTTTTCAGCTACCTCCCCTGCTTCCTCCAAACCCCATTCAGCCTCCTCCCTTGCTTCCTCCCAACCCTTTTCAGCCACCTCCCCTGCTTCCTCCAAACCCCTTTCAGCCTCCTCCCTTGCTTCCTCCCAACCCTTTTCAGCCACCTCCCCTGCTTCCTCCAAACCCCTTTCAGCCTCCTCCCTTGCTTCCTCCCAACCCTTTTCAGCCACCTCCCCTGCTTCCTCCAAACCCCTTTCAGCCTCCTCCCTTGCTTCCTCCCAACCCTTTTCAGCCGCCACCAGCTCCACTTATTCCAAACCCGTTTCAGCCTCCTCCAGCTCCACTTATTCCAAACCCGTTTCAGCCTCCCCCGGCTCCACTTTTTCCTCCAAACCCGTTTCAGCCTCCCCCGGCTCCACTTTTTCCTCCAAACCCGTTTCAGCCTCCTCCAGCTCCACTTATTCCAAACCCGTTTCAGCCTCCCCCGGCTCCACTTTTTCCTCCAAACCCGTTTCGGCCTCCTCGAGCACCTCCGTCACCATTGTTTCCTTTTCCACCAATTCCAGGGCTAACTCCACcatcaccaccaccaccaccaccaccattcTTCCCATTTCCTCTTCCTCCATTCCCTTTCCCACCTATACCTCCTTTCCCCGGCATCCCCCCTGCATCGACTTCACCAACGAAATCTTCTCCTTGA